The proteins below come from a single Candidatus Bathyarchaeota archaeon genomic window:
- a CDS encoding O-methyltransferase has product MTAESMLSGAEGVLGQIEEASQKSFLPIIGPVKGKLLAEEVHKAQPKHVLEVGTLIGYSAILMGREMAADSEMITIEIHEDEAELANLNIQRANVPPKINVIVGDALDVIATLHGPFDFAFIDAEKAEYLQYLKLAEPLLSSGAVIFADNAGVFADQMADYLSYVRTSGNYQSRYVELAGDGVEISVKI; this is encoded by the coding sequence ATGACAGCAGAATCGATGCTTAGCGGGGCGGAGGGGGTGCTTGGGCAGATTGAGGAGGCTTCGCAGAAGAGTTTTCTACCCATCATCGGACCCGTCAAGGGCAAGCTGCTAGCGGAGGAAGTGCACAAAGCCCAGCCTAAGCATGTGCTGGAGGTAGGCACCTTGATTGGCTACTCAGCGATTTTGATGGGCAGGGAAATGGCTGCGGACTCAGAGATGATAACCATAGAAATCCACGAGGACGAAGCAGAACTGGCAAACCTGAATATCCAGAGAGCCAACGTGCCCCCTAAAATCAACGTCATCGTAGGAGACGCCCTCGACGTTATAGCTACGCTACATGGACCCTTCGACTTCGCCTTTATCGACGCAGAAAAAGCCGAGTACCTACAATACCTCAAGCTCGCTGAGCCTTTGCTGAGCAGCGGCGCCGTAATCTTCGCGGATAACGCAGGGGTCTTCGCTGACCAAATGGCGGATTACCTTAGCTACGTGCGGACCAGCGGCAACTACCAAAGCCGCTACGTTGAATTAGCTGGGGACGGCGTGGAAATCAGCGTCAAAATCTAG
- the msrA gene encoding peptide-methionine (S)-S-oxide reductase MsrA produces the protein MSDKSSEAKNLEVATLAAGCFWCTEAAFGIIRGVEFIMPGYTGGVVPNPSYEQVSTGETGHAEAAQIYFDPKAVSYREILEIFFTMHDPTSLNRQGADVGTQYRSAIFYQNEQQRRIAVELIDELNDEDIWSRPIVTEVVPLTHFYRAETYHKDYYKLHPKEPYCQAVIAPKVAKLQAKFLDKMKVPL, from the coding sequence ATGAGTGACAAATCAAGCGAAGCTAAGAACCTCGAGGTTGCCACGTTGGCGGCAGGGTGCTTTTGGTGCACTGAAGCGGCGTTTGGCATCATCCGGGGCGTCGAATTCATCATGCCCGGCTACACCGGCGGCGTCGTGCCTAACCCCAGCTACGAGCAGGTTTCCACGGGCGAAACGGGGCATGCGGAGGCAGCGCAAATCTACTTTGACCCCAAAGCCGTCAGCTACCGCGAAATCCTCGAAATCTTCTTCACCATGCATGATCCCACCTCGCTTAACCGCCAAGGCGCCGACGTGGGCACACAGTACCGCAGCGCCATATTCTACCAGAACGAGCAACAGCGGAGAATCGCGGTGGAGCTTATCGATGAACTTAACGACGAGGACATCTGGAGCCGCCCCATCGTCACCGAAGTGGTGCCCCTCACCCACTTCTACAGGGCTGAAACCTACCATAAAGACTACTACAAGCTGCATCCCAAAGAACCCTACTGCCAAGCCGTCATCGCACCCAAAGTGGCTAAGCTGCAAGCAAAGTTTCTAGATAAAATGAAGGTGCCGCTATGA
- a CDS encoding copper-translocating P-type ATPase has translation MNHEAPMMHSMRNKTLKTRFIFCLILTIPVLVLSQTIQTWFGFTLMVPYQNFILLALAFAIYIYGGWPFLIGLIGEAKARQPGMMTLIGTAISVAFFFSAATVFFPVGMDFFWELATLIDVMLLGHWVEARSVMGASRALEELVKVMPTVAHVEMNGEVMDMPVSELQVGNLVLVRPGEKVPSDGIVVEGISTVNEALITGESAPVQKRAPDRVVGGAVNGEGSLKLQIERTGKETYLAQVILLVQQAQQSRSRTQDLASRAAALLFYVAVALGMVTFAVWSLLGNVEFALTRTVTVLVIACPHALGLAIPLVVALSTSLTAKSGILIRDRKAFEDARGIDAVIFDKTGTLTLGKFGVTDTASLIAEGELLELTAAVEQNSEHVIAKAIVENAKVKKTSIPQSSSFQALPGRGAKAVVMGKTVYVGGPSLLSELDISVTDEKILALAQTGKTVVFTVVEGRLAGAFALADQVRAESRAAVAELKAQGIKVFMLTGDSEAVAGRVAVELGIEDYFAGVLPEQKAQKIVELKQRGYRVAMVGDGINDAPALASADVGIAIGAGTDVAIESADVILVKSNPKDVACAICFSRKTYRKMVQNLWWAAGYNIFALPLAAGVFAGLGIVVDPAVGAVLMTLSTVIVAVNSQTLRRQM, from the coding sequence ATGAACCATGAAGCGCCCATGATGCATAGCATGCGTAATAAAACCCTCAAAACACGTTTCATCTTTTGCCTCATCCTCACCATACCGGTATTGGTGTTGTCCCAAACCATTCAAACCTGGTTTGGCTTCACGCTAATGGTGCCCTACCAAAACTTTATCCTGCTGGCTTTAGCGTTTGCCATCTACATCTACGGTGGCTGGCCTTTCCTCATCGGATTAATCGGCGAAGCGAAAGCTCGCCAGCCAGGAATGATGACGCTGATTGGCACCGCGATTTCGGTTGCTTTCTTTTTTTCTGCAGCCACTGTGTTCTTTCCGGTCGGGATGGATTTCTTTTGGGAACTTGCCACTTTAATCGATGTTATGCTGTTGGGGCATTGGGTTGAAGCCCGAAGCGTCATGGGGGCCTCGCGGGCGCTTGAGGAGCTGGTGAAGGTTATGCCGACGGTGGCGCATGTGGAAATGAACGGTGAAGTTATGGATATGCCGGTTTCGGAGCTCCAGGTCGGCAACTTGGTGCTGGTTCGACCCGGCGAGAAAGTGCCGTCTGACGGTATAGTTGTTGAGGGAATATCTACCGTGAACGAGGCGCTAATCACCGGTGAATCTGCTCCCGTGCAGAAACGGGCACCCGATAGGGTGGTGGGCGGCGCAGTGAACGGTGAGGGCTCGCTGAAGCTACAGATTGAGAGGACAGGAAAAGAAACCTATCTTGCCCAGGTTATTTTGCTTGTCCAGCAAGCTCAGCAAAGCAGATCCCGCACACAAGACCTTGCTAGCCGAGCCGCCGCATTGCTCTTCTATGTTGCCGTAGCTTTGGGGATGGTTACGTTTGCTGTCTGGTCACTGCTCGGTAACGTCGAGTTTGCGTTAACCCGAACCGTCACGGTGCTGGTGATAGCTTGCCCCCATGCGTTGGGTTTAGCTATTCCCTTGGTGGTTGCATTATCCACTTCGCTTACTGCTAAAAGCGGGATTTTGATCCGTGACCGAAAAGCATTCGAGGACGCCCGAGGCATCGACGCGGTTATTTTTGACAAAACAGGCACCTTGACTTTAGGTAAATTCGGCGTCACCGACACGGCTTCTTTGATTGCTGAGGGCGAGCTTTTGGAGTTGACGGCGGCGGTGGAGCAGAACTCCGAGCACGTCATCGCCAAAGCAATCGTTGAGAACGCGAAAGTCAAAAAAACCTCTATACCCCAAAGCAGCAGTTTCCAAGCGCTGCCAGGCAGAGGAGCCAAAGCAGTTGTCATGGGCAAAACCGTCTATGTGGGCGGCCCCAGTCTGCTGTCGGAGCTGGACATATCGGTAACCGACGAGAAGATTTTGGCTCTTGCTCAGACGGGGAAAACCGTTGTCTTCACGGTTGTTGAGGGTCGATTGGCGGGGGCTTTTGCTTTGGCTGATCAAGTGAGAGCTGAGTCGCGGGCTGCAGTGGCGGAGTTGAAGGCGCAGGGCATCAAAGTTTTCATGTTAACGGGGGATTCCGAGGCGGTTGCGGGCAGGGTTGCAGTGGAGCTTGGCATCGAGGATTATTTTGCGGGTGTGCTGCCGGAGCAGAAAGCCCAGAAAATAGTGGAGCTTAAGCAGCGGGGGTACCGTGTGGCTATGGTGGGCGACGGAATCAACGATGCCCCTGCGTTGGCAAGCGCCGATGTAGGTATAGCTATTGGCGCGGGAACCGATGTGGCAATAGAGAGCGCAGATGTAATCTTGGTGAAGAGCAACCCCAAAGACGTCGCATGCGCCATCTGTTTTTCGCGGAAGACCTACCGCAAGATGGTGCAGAATCTCTGGTGGGCGGCGGGGTACAACATTTTTGCTCTGCCCCTTGCTGCAGGGGTCTTTGCGGGATTGGGCATAGTTGTCGACCCGGCGGTAGGCGCGGTTTTGATGACTTTAAGCACGGTTATCGTTGCAGTTAACAGCCAGACTCTGCGGCGGCAAATGTAG
- a CDS encoding molybdenum cofactor guanylyltransferase: MDRSAVILAGGLSTRFGGEDKGLSTLDGKPMLNYVVDAVKGLVDEIIVVTSSQERADAYSKIVSAPVRFAVDIEQQKGPLIGALTGFEAAAGTYTLLLPYDSPFPNREVLALMLDLCIGKSAVVPRYTDQEIEPLHAVYNTKLALQAAKEEAAEGTYDMHTLVEKLHGVRYLSTLVIEQLDPDFKTFLNVNRPLDLKTAQALSKPRPTKAKKRR; encoded by the coding sequence ATGGATCGCTCAGCGGTTATTTTGGCGGGAGGACTTTCAACGCGGTTCGGCGGAGAAGACAAAGGCCTGTCCACCCTCGACGGCAAACCCATGCTTAACTATGTGGTAGACGCCGTGAAGGGTCTGGTAGATGAAATCATCGTAGTTACAAGCTCGCAGGAACGCGCGGATGCCTACAGTAAAATCGTTTCTGCCCCCGTCCGCTTCGCAGTCGACATCGAGCAGCAGAAGGGCCCCCTGATCGGTGCCTTAACAGGTTTTGAAGCCGCCGCCGGCACCTACACGCTGCTTTTACCTTACGATAGCCCATTCCCCAACCGCGAGGTCCTTGCGTTGATGCTGGATTTATGCATCGGCAAATCCGCGGTGGTGCCACGGTACACTGACCAAGAAATTGAGCCGCTGCACGCCGTCTACAACACCAAGCTGGCGCTGCAGGCTGCAAAAGAGGAGGCGGCGGAGGGCACATATGACATGCATACGCTGGTGGAGAAGCTGCACGGTGTACGTTACCTCTCCACGCTGGTTATCGAGCAGTTGGATCCGGATTTTAAAACCTTCCTCAACGTCAACCGCCCATTGGACCTTAAAACTGCGCAGGCCCTAAGCAAGCCCCGGCCAACCAAAGCCAAGAAGCGACGTTAG
- a CDS encoding RPA12/RPB9/RPC11 RNA polymerase family protein codes for MEFCSQCGSVLKPAKIRVGNQVMLMLACSKCGQKKPEAEANRKVNGKYIEHTPKQFVAVIGREEQELTTMPTIHMDCPRRGNNTANVWLVQTRGSDESSTQFLRCIRCGYTFREYT; via the coding sequence ATGGAGTTTTGTAGTCAATGCGGTTCTGTTCTAAAACCCGCCAAGATACGCGTTGGAAACCAAGTTATGTTGATGCTTGCCTGCAGTAAATGTGGGCAGAAAAAACCTGAAGCGGAAGCCAACCGCAAAGTTAACGGAAAATACATCGAGCATACCCCCAAGCAGTTTGTAGCCGTCATAGGCAGAGAAGAGCAGGAACTCACTACGATGCCTACGATTCATATGGATTGCCCCCGACGCGGAAACAACACCGCTAACGTTTGGCTGGTGCAAACCCGCGGCAGCGACGAATCCTCCACGCAGTTTCTGCGGTGCATTCGATGCGGCTACACCTTCAGAGAATACACCTAG